One Candidatus Methanoperedens sp. DNA segment encodes these proteins:
- a CDS encoding type I restriction endonuclease subunit R: protein MTTNKITESQIETFTIEILKTLGWQHVHGLSIAPGAEFAEREGFDQIILTQRLRKAVAKLNPDIPADAQEQAVQKVLRIYSPDLLHNNETFHQFLIEKIKIPYQQDGYERSFEVALIDFAHPSNNEFLVVNQYTIVENNQNKRPDILLFINGIPIVLFELKNAADETATIKKAFDQIQTYKATIPGLFAFNEVCIISDGMDCRAGSVSAGFSRYMTWKSADGKKEASRFIPQLEILIKGMLNPTTLLDLVCNFIIFEKSKKKDPKTGITQVETEKKLAAYHQYYAVNKAVENTIKAASTNGNRKGGVVWHTQGSGKSISMVFYSAKLVLSLNNPTVVVITDRNDLDDQLFDTFAASKQLLRQEPVQARDREHLKQLLNVASGGIVFTTIQKFLPEAGKAEFDRLSDRRNIVVIADEAHRTQYGFEAKLVDVKDKETKDVIGKRIAYGFAKYMRDALPNATYIGFTGTPIESTDVNTPAVFGQYVDIYDISQSVADGATVKIYYESRLAKVNLDEEGKRLIAEFDKELEEDEEITDKQRVRAKWAKLEAIVGNPERIKNLARDIVTHFELRTARFEGKGMVVAMSRRIAVDLYNEITKLRPQWHNDDLSKGAIKVVMTASSADGPVMQKHHTTKSQRRDLSDRMKDPEDPLRLVIVIDMWLTGFDVPCLHTLYVDKPMRDHSLMQAIARVNRVFRDKPGGLVVDYLGIATDLKKALSFYSNSGGKGDPAEGQEKAVAAMLEKLEIVRQLFFEESKSKEAILIAEPTAYYGKYPGTGFNYRRFFSASPQEKLSIILQAEEHIMGLENGKNRLIREVTMLSQAFALSVPDGQALAITDEVAFFQAVKARLVKFIGNGGGRSDLDIETTIKQIVDEALSSDQVIDIFDAAGIKKPEISILSQEFLQEIKGMKHQNLALELLKKILNDEIRTRSKTNLVKSKALLEMLETAIKKYNNGLLTTAEIIQFLVDEVAKKIKENDEREAHLGLSKEELAFYDALAENGSAVEVLGDDKLRIIAIEVAEKVKANATIDWTIRESARAKLMVLVKRTLNKYGYPPDMQQKAIDTVLKQAELLADYFVRGEA from the coding sequence ATGACGACGAATAAAATCACTGAATCACAAATCGAAACCTTTACCATCGAAATACTTAAGACATTAGGCTGGCAACATGTCCACGGTCTTTCCATCGCCCCCGGCGCCGAGTTTGCCGAGAGAGAAGGTTTTGATCAGATCATTTTAACGCAGCGCCTGCGCAAAGCTGTTGCAAAGTTAAACCCTGATATTCCTGCGGATGCACAGGAACAGGCTGTGCAAAAAGTGCTGCGTATTTATTCACCAGACCTGTTGCACAACAATGAAACCTTTCACCAGTTCTTAATTGAGAAAATAAAAATACCATATCAGCAGGACGGCTACGAAAGAAGCTTTGAAGTGGCGTTGATTGATTTTGCTCATCCTTCAAACAACGAATTTTTAGTTGTCAATCAGTACACGATCGTTGAGAATAACCAGAACAAGCGACCTGACATCTTGCTCTTTATCAATGGTATCCCAATCGTGCTTTTTGAGTTGAAGAATGCAGCAGATGAAACTGCAACCATAAAAAAAGCCTTTGACCAAATCCAGACCTACAAAGCCACCATTCCGGGCTTATTTGCTTTCAATGAGGTCTGCATTATTTCAGATGGAATGGATTGCAGGGCAGGAAGCGTTTCTGCAGGATTCAGCCGCTACATGACATGGAAAAGTGCAGACGGCAAAAAAGAAGCATCGCGGTTCATTCCACAGTTAGAGATCCTGATAAAAGGAATGCTGAACCCCACTACCTTATTAGACCTTGTTTGCAATTTCATAATATTTGAGAAATCAAAGAAGAAAGATCCAAAAACAGGCATTACACAGGTTGAGACTGAAAAGAAATTAGCAGCCTATCATCAATACTATGCAGTCAATAAAGCAGTAGAAAACACAATCAAAGCAGCTTCTACAAATGGAAACCGCAAAGGCGGTGTTGTATGGCACACACAGGGTAGCGGCAAATCCATTTCGATGGTTTTCTATTCAGCCAAGCTTGTTTTAAGCCTGAACAATCCCACCGTTGTAGTTATCACAGACCGCAACGACCTTGACGACCAGCTATTTGACACCTTTGCAGCCTCAAAGCAGTTGCTGAGGCAGGAACCGGTACAGGCAAGAGACAGGGAGCATTTGAAACAACTGCTGAACGTTGCCTCCGGCGGTATTGTGTTTACAACCATCCAGAAGTTTTTACCCGAAGCAGGCAAGGCAGAATTCGACCGGCTCTCAGACAGAAGAAATATTGTAGTTATTGCTGATGAAGCGCATAGAACCCAGTATGGCTTTGAAGCAAAGCTTGTTGATGTAAAAGACAAAGAAACCAAAGATGTAATCGGCAAACGCATAGCCTACGGCTTTGCCAAGTATATGAGAGATGCCCTTCCCAATGCTACATACATTGGTTTTACAGGCACGCCCATTGAAAGTACAGACGTAAACACCCCGGCAGTTTTCGGGCAGTATGTTGACATCTACGATATTTCACAATCCGTTGCTGATGGCGCAACAGTTAAGATCTATTATGAAAGCCGTCTTGCCAAAGTAAATCTGGATGAGGAAGGCAAGCGCTTGATCGCAGAGTTCGATAAAGAACTTGAAGAAGACGAAGAAATAACCGACAAGCAAAGAGTAAGAGCCAAGTGGGCAAAACTTGAAGCCATTGTTGGGAATCCGGAACGGATAAAGAATTTAGCAAGGGATATCGTCACACACTTTGAGCTGCGGACAGCCAGATTTGAGGGCAAGGGAATGGTCGTGGCTATGAGCCGCAGGATTGCGGTTGACCTCTATAATGAGATCACCAAGCTTAGACCGCAGTGGCATAATGACGACCTGTCAAAAGGTGCGATCAAAGTTGTCATGACTGCATCCAGTGCTGACGGCCCAGTCATGCAGAAGCATCACACCACTAAATCGCAGCGTAGGGATTTATCCGATAGAATGAAAGACCCGGAAGACCCGTTAAGACTGGTCATCGTCATAGATATGTGGCTCACGGGTTTTGATGTGCCCTGTCTGCATACGCTTTATGTTGATAAGCCAATGAGAGACCACAGTCTGATGCAGGCTATAGCGCGGGTAAACAGGGTATTTAGAGACAAACCTGGCGGTCTGGTTGTTGATTATCTTGGCATTGCAACAGACCTTAAAAAAGCATTGTCTTTTTATTCTAATTCAGGTGGAAAAGGCGACCCTGCAGAAGGGCAGGAAAAGGCAGTAGCTGCAATGCTGGAGAAGTTGGAAATAGTGCGCCAGCTTTTCTTTGAAGAAAGCAAATCAAAAGAGGCGATCCTTATCGCGGAACCCACGGCTTATTATGGCAAATATCCTGGAACGGGCTTTAATTACAGGCGTTTCTTTTCAGCTTCACCACAAGAAAAGCTCTCGATAATCTTACAGGCAGAGGAACATATAATGGGTCTTGAGAATGGCAAGAACCGTTTAATCCGGGAAGTCACAATGCTTTCTCAGGCGTTTGCGTTATCCGTGCCAGACGGACAAGCGCTGGCAATAACAGATGAAGTTGCATTCTTTCAGGCTGTAAAGGCAAGGCTTGTAAAGTTTATAGGCAACGGTGGTGGCAGATCAGATCTGGATATTGAAACTACCATAAAACAGATAGTTGATGAAGCGTTGAGTTCAGATCAGGTGATAGATATTTTTGATGCGGCAGGCATAAAAAAGCCTGAGATATCCATTCTCTCACAGGAATTTCTGCAGGAGATAAAAGGTATGAAGCATCAGAACCTGGCTCTTGAATTGTTAAAGAAAATCCTCAATGATGAAATCCGAACCCGTTCAAAAACCAACCTTGTAAAAAGCAAGGCCTTGCTTGAAATGCTTGAAACTGCAATCAAGAAGTACAATAATGGATTGCTGACAACAGCAGAAATTATACAGTTTTTAGTTGATGAAGTTGCCAAGAAAATAAAGGAGAATGATGAAAGAGAAGCTCATTTAGGTTTATCAAAAGAAGAGTTGGCTTTCTATGATGCACTTGCTGAAAATGGTTCAGCGGTTGAAGTCTTAGGTGATGACAAATTGAGAATTATTGCAATTGAAGTGGCAGAAAAGGTAAAGGCTAATGCGACAATAGATTGGACAATTCGGGAAAGTGCAAGGGCAAAGCTAATGGTACTGGTAAAAAGAACATTAAACAAATACGGGTATCCGCCGGATATGCAGCAAAAAGCTATTGATACAGTGTTAAAGCAGGCTGAGTTATTGGCAGATTACTTTGTTCGAGGCGAAGCATAG
- a CDS encoding virulence RhuM family protein: MAKNKKLPDNQITVYQTPDGKINIEVLYANENIWLPQKRIAELFDVDRSVVTKHLKNIFSENELEEDSVCANFAHTAEDGKEYQTKFYSLEAIIAVGYRVNSERGTQFRQWAISILQQYIHKGFAIDSDRFKYGSRFSARYFDDLLEEIRDIRSSERMLYQKITDIYATSIDYSPKAQDTKQFFAMVQNKLHFAITGQTAAEIIATRASSDKPNMGLTSWRKAPGGKIMPGDVTIAKNYLDKPELDHLNRIVTMYLDFAELQAVRNSPMYMKDWIEKLNAFLKFSEYEILTNAGQISHEVALALVNKEYERFKKIQDKNYISDFDKEIKRITGKKDDDE; this comes from the coding sequence ATGGCCAAAAATAAAAAATTACCCGACAATCAAATTACCGTTTATCAAACACCTGATGGAAAAATCAACATTGAAGTGCTATACGCTAATGAAAACATCTGGCTTCCCCAGAAGCGGATTGCGGAACTGTTCGATGTAGATCGTAGTGTTGTCACCAAGCACCTGAAGAACATCTTTTCTGAGAACGAGTTAGAGGAAGATTCAGTATGTGCAAATTTTGCACATACTGCCGAAGATGGCAAGGAATATCAGACAAAGTTTTATTCGCTTGAAGCAATTATCGCGGTGGGGTACAGGGTTAACTCAGAACGTGGCACACAGTTCCGGCAATGGGCAATTTCAATTCTTCAGCAATATATTCATAAAGGTTTTGCGATTGACAGCGACAGATTTAAATATGGTTCCCGTTTCAGCGCACGATATTTTGACGACTTACTCGAAGAAATCCGGGATATCCGTTCCAGTGAGCGGATGTTGTATCAGAAAATTACTGATATTTACGCCACTTCTATTGACTATTCGCCAAAAGCACAGGACACAAAACAGTTCTTTGCGATGGTACAGAACAAACTGCACTTTGCCATTACAGGGCAGACCGCCGCGGAAATTATAGCCACACGAGCCAGCAGCGACAAGCCAAATATGGGATTGACATCATGGCGAAAAGCACCTGGCGGTAAAATCATGCCAGGTGATGTTACCATAGCAAAAAACTATCTAGACAAACCTGAGCTTGATCATTTGAACCGCATAGTTACCATGTATCTTGATTTTGCGGAATTACAGGCGGTTCGCAATTCGCCAATGTACATGAAAGATTGGATTGAAAAACTGAACGCCTTCCTGAAATTCAGTGAATACGAAATACTCACCAATGCCGGGCAAATCAGTCATGAAGTTGCTCTGGCTCTGGTCAATAAAGAATATGAAAGATTCAAGAAAATTCAGGATAAAAATTACATCTCCGATTTTGACAAAGAGATAAAGCGCATCACAGGAAAAAAAGATGACGACGAATAA
- a CDS encoding type I restriction endonuclease yields the protein MTNITESVIEKFAIELLEKQGYQYLYAPDIAPAGEKPESGSFEDDLLLERLRKATGRITEKNRGSVDVRKVKYGQK from the coding sequence ATGACCAATATTACCGAATCCGTCATCGAAAAATTCGCAATCGAACTCCTCGAAAAGCAGGGCTACCAGTATCTCTACGCTCCCGACATTGCCCCTGCTGGCGAGAAACCGGAAAGTGGCTCCTTTGAAGATGATCTACTGCTGGAACGCCTGCGAAAAGCCACTGGCAGAATAACTGAAAAAAACAGAGGTTCCGTGGATGTACGAAAGGTAAAATATGGCCAAAAATAA
- a CDS encoding restriction endonuclease subunit S codes for MEYKDSKVGLIPKHWDCLPFERIIIPNGLSYGIVQPGFHQVTNSIPVLRVNNIKDGRIFSVDVMMVDKEIEKKYSRTRLKGGELLLTVVGSVGECAIVPNVYKGWNVARAVSVSNISEAYDKSFIKYCFSFEQVKYQIYSHTNDTVQPTLNLSALKEIFLPVPPLLEQQSIASVLSSLDNKIDLLHRQNKTLEALAETLFRQWFVEEAEEGWEEKGMDEIAEFLNGLACQKFPAKVGEVGLPVIKIKELRTGITDASDIATNDVPEKYLVHNGDMLFSWSGSLDIVIWSEGKGVLNQHLFKVSSTEFPQWFYYFWVKYHLPEFQGIAEDKATTMGHIQRHHLSSATVLVPPKNKLKEMHEIINPTFEKIKSNQIQIRTLTRLRDTLLPKLMSGEVRVEM; via the coding sequence ATGGAATACAAAGACAGTAAAGTTGGATTAATTCCTAAACATTGGGACTGCTTGCCTTTTGAGAGAATAATTATCCCGAATGGTCTGTCTTATGGCATTGTTCAACCCGGTTTCCATCAAGTTACCAATAGTATCCCTGTTCTTAGAGTTAATAACATAAAAGACGGAAGAATTTTTTCAGTTGATGTGATGATGGTAGATAAAGAGATTGAAAAAAAATATTCCCGAACAAGACTTAAGGGTGGGGAACTTTTATTAACGGTTGTTGGAAGTGTTGGAGAATGTGCAATTGTCCCCAATGTCTACAAAGGTTGGAATGTTGCAAGAGCAGTGAGTGTTTCCAATATTTCTGAGGCTTATGATAAATCATTTATAAAATACTGCTTCTCTTTTGAACAAGTAAAATATCAAATCTATAGTCACACAAACGATACAGTTCAGCCAACATTAAATCTTTCTGCTTTAAAGGAAATTTTTCTCCCTGTCCCCCCCCTCCTAGAACAACAATCCATCGCCTCTGTGCTTTCCAGCCTCGACAACAAAATAGACCTGCTGCACCGCCAGAACAAAACCCTGGAGGCACTGGCAGAGACGCTGTTCAGGCAGTGGTTTGTGGAAGAGGCGGAGGAGGGGTGGGAAGAAAAAGGTATGGATGAAATTGCAGAGTTCTTAAATGGTTTAGCTTGTCAGAAATTTCCAGCAAAAGTCGGTGAAGTTGGTTTGCCTGTTATCAAGATAAAAGAATTGAGAACAGGAATTACAGATGCTTCGGATATTGCAACTAATGATGTTCCTGAAAAATATTTGGTTCATAATGGTGATATGCTTTTCTCATGGTCAGGTAGTTTAGATATTGTGATTTGGTCAGAAGGTAAAGGAGTTTTGAATCAACATTTATTTAAAGTTTCATCAACTGAATTTCCACAATGGTTTTATTATTTCTGGGTGAAATATCACTTACCTGAATTTCAAGGAATAGCAGAAGATAAAGCAACCACAATGGGACATATCCAAAGACATCATTTATCAAGTGCAACGGTATTAGTTCCGCCAAAAAATAAATTAAAAGAAATGCATGAAATAATTAATCCAACTTTTGAAAAAATAAAAAGCAATCAAATCCAAATCCGCACCCTCACCCGCCTGCGCGATACGCTGCTGCCGAAGTTGATGAGCGGGGAAGTGAGGGTTGAAATGTGA
- a CDS encoding class I SAM-dependent DNA methyltransferase: MARFDKEKNNHNDEPLEKKLWKAADKLRKNMDAAEYKHIVLGLIFLKYISDAFLELHQKLKEGKGAYEGADPEDKNEYTAEKVFYVPPSSRWNWLQGRAKLPTIGKDVDEAMDAIEKDNPSLRGVLPRVFAQEKLDKQSLGGLIDLIGSAELGTKEAKGKDLLGKVFEYFLGEFALAEGKKGGQFYTPGSVVKLLVEMLEPYEGRVFDPCCGSGGMFVQSEKFIEAHQDHYKKNNGRKLSIDPKDRISIYGQESNQTTWRLAKMNLAIRGIDSSNVKWNNEGSFLNDMHKDLKADYIIANPPFNDSDWSGEMLRDDARWSVLGQKLPPPPANANYAWIQHFLYHLAPTGQAGFVLAKGSLTTKTNNEGDIRKAMVENDLIDCIVNLPTKLFLNTQIPACLWFLSRNKQQRKGKILFIDTRNMGHLINRKNRELSDEDIALIGRTYHNWRTGEGEYKDVQGFCKSAALDDVKTLNYVLTPGRYIGLPDDEDDFNFVERFISLKTELEKQIIEETELNNRIQNNLSKININNTTVG; this comes from the coding sequence ATGGCCCGGTTCGATAAAGAAAAAAATAACCACAATGATGAACCCTTAGAAAAGAAACTCTGGAAGGCAGCCGACAAGTTGCGCAAGAACATGGATGCAGCCGAATACAAGCATATTGTTTTGGGCTTGATCTTCCTGAAATATATTTCTGACGCCTTTCTCGAACTTCATCAAAAGCTGAAAGAAGGCAAAGGCGCCTATGAAGGTGCTGACCCCGAAGATAAGAATGAATACACTGCTGAAAAGGTTTTTTACGTGCCCCCTTCTTCGCGCTGGAATTGGTTGCAGGGTCGAGCAAAGCTTCCCACCATAGGCAAAGATGTAGATGAAGCCATGGATGCAATCGAAAAGGACAACCCTTCCCTCAGAGGGGTGTTGCCCAGAGTATTTGCACAGGAGAAATTAGACAAACAGAGCCTTGGCGGTTTGATTGACCTTATAGGCAGCGCGGAATTGGGTACTAAGGAAGCAAAAGGTAAAGACCTCTTGGGCAAGGTATTTGAATATTTCTTGGGTGAATTTGCATTGGCAGAAGGCAAAAAGGGAGGACAGTTCTACACTCCGGGTAGCGTTGTAAAGCTACTGGTTGAGATGCTTGAGCCTTATGAAGGGCGCGTTTTTGACCCCTGCTGCGGTTCTGGCGGTATGTTTGTGCAGAGTGAAAAGTTCATTGAGGCGCATCAGGATCATTATAAAAAAAATAATGGCAGGAAATTAAGCATTGATCCCAAAGACCGCATCTCAATATACGGGCAGGAGAGCAACCAGACCACCTGGCGCCTGGCCAAAATGAACCTTGCCATCCGCGGCATTGACAGCAGCAATGTAAAGTGGAACAATGAAGGCTCTTTTCTCAACGATATGCATAAGGATCTGAAGGCCGATTACATCATTGCAAATCCCCCATTCAACGACAGTGACTGGAGCGGCGAGATGCTCCGTGATGATGCGCGCTGGAGCGTATTAGGACAAAAACTGCCGCCGCCGCCAGCCAACGCCAACTATGCATGGATACAGCATTTCCTCTATCATCTGGCGCCGACGGGGCAGGCTGGCTTTGTTTTGGCTAAGGGTTCACTGACCACCAAAACCAACAACGAAGGCGATATACGCAAGGCTATGGTGGAAAATGATTTAATAGATTGCATTGTGAATCTTCCAACCAAGCTATTCCTGAATACCCAGATTCCCGCATGCTTGTGGTTTTTGAGCCGTAACAAACAGCAACGCAAGGGCAAAATATTGTTTATTGATACCCGTAATATGGGGCATTTGATTAACCGCAAAAACAGGGAGTTATCTGATGAAGATATTGCATTGATCGGGCGCACATATCACAACTGGCGCACAGGTGAAGGGGAATATAAGGATGTGCAGGGATTCTGTAAATCAGCGGCACTGGATGACGTAAAGACTTTGAACTATGTACTGACACCCGGCAGGTATATTGGCTTGCCAGATGATGAGGATGATTTCAATTTTGTTGAACGATTTATTTCTCTGAAAACCGAGTTGGAAAAACAAATTATCGAAGAAACCGAATTAAACAATCGTATTCAAAACAATCTTTCTAAAATCAATATCAATAACACAACTGTGGGATGA
- a CDS encoding HNH endonuclease, with protein MPKPKPIAQILGNGRGAFRKAILSVLLQKHSQEDAFERSLEELGPNCVYCGISKDDQDLQPDHLWPETIGGLHVIGNVVPSCPTCNSKRNSKNWISFIKNDKNIFKKKSQEEIENQIIKISNYMKKYHTENQPDLNEVLNEKEIKLREDLDIVLDSITQGFREKIGNPQEKDMKFRNSAIMLDRIIEVTKSHLL; from the coding sequence ATGCCAAAACCGAAACCAATTGCACAAATTCTAGGAAATGGACGTGGTGCATTTAGAAAGGCTATTTTATCAGTTTTATTGCAGAAGCATAGTCAAGAGGATGCATTTGAGAGATCACTTGAGGAATTAGGGCCTAATTGTGTTTATTGTGGTATTTCCAAGGATGATCAAGATTTACAGCCTGACCATTTGTGGCCAGAAACAATTGGTGGACTTCATGTTATAGGAAATGTAGTTCCGTCCTGCCCTACTTGTAATAGTAAACGAAATAGTAAGAATTGGATATCCTTTATTAAAAATGATAAGAACATCTTCAAAAAGAAATCACAAGAAGAAATTGAAAATCAAATTATTAAAATATCCAATTATATGAAGAAATATCATACAGAAAATCAACCTGACTTAAATGAAGTCTTAAATGAGAAAGAGATAAAACTAAGAGAAGACTTGGATATTGTCCTTGATTCTATAACACAAGGTTTTAGAGAGAAAATTGGAAATCCACAGGAAAAGGATATGAAATTTAGAAATTCAGCTATTATGTTAGATCGAATTATTGAAGTTACAAAAAGTCATCTATTATGA
- a CDS encoding nucleotidyltransferase domain-containing protein → MFKKMNVFSKPSIQIIQYLGRRYRDGYYVREISRNLGIGLGSASQSLRTLEEAGLVLKEHKGRLVIYRANMQNFVLREFKILLTLLEIYPFILPLKKISSRIILFGSCSAGEDTIDSDIDIFIESDNKRDVSMLHDRYWEEIPRKISPIILDASEFRNLEAKDRPLFERINIGKVIHET, encoded by the coding sequence ATGTTCAAAAAAATGAACGTATTCTCAAAGCCCTCCATACAAATAATACAATATCTTGGCAGGAGATATCGAGATGGCTACTATGTCCGCGAGATATCAAGAAATCTTGGTATCGGTCTGGGATCAGCGAGCCAGAGCCTGAGAACGCTCGAAGAAGCCGGACTCGTTTTAAAAGAGCACAAGGGCAGGCTGGTAATATACAGGGCGAACATGCAAAATTTCGTGCTCAGGGAGTTCAAGATACTTCTCACCCTTCTGGAAATATATCCGTTCATCTTGCCCTTAAAAAAAATCTCTTCAAGGATCATCCTATTTGGAAGCTGTTCCGCAGGGGAGGACACAATAGACAGCGATATCGATATTTTCATTGAATCCGATAATAAAAGAGATGTTTCCATGCTTCATGACCGTTATTGGGAAGAGATCCCCAGGAAGATATCTCCCATTATTCTGGACGCCTCTGAATTCAGGAACCTGGAGGCTAAAGACAGACCACTTTTCGAAAGGATTAACATTGGAAAAGTAATCCATGAAACATAA